The following proteins are encoded in a genomic region of Spirosoma sp. SC4-14:
- a CDS encoding ethanolamine ammonia-lyase subunit EutB, giving the protein MAYQCTVGNFTYRFGDLKELLAKASPLRSGDVLAGLAAESYEERVAAQMALADVPLVTFLNEAVIPYESDDVTRLIIDTHNKAAFSGIGHFTVGDLRDWLLSDEADTTALQQLAWGLTPEMVAAVSKLMRNQDLILVAKKCEVVTRFRNTVGLQGHLSVRLQPNHPIDDTRGIAASIIDGLLYGSGDATIGINPATDSPAATSRLLYMIDGIRERFAIPTQSCVLSHVTTTLQLMEQGVPVDLVFQSIAGTEKANASFGITLPILQQAYEAGLSLKRGTIGNNVMYFETGQGSALSSGAHHNVDQQTCEVRAYAVARQYRPFLVNSVVGFIGPEYLFDGKQIIRAGLEDHFCGKLLGLPMGMDICYTNHAQADQDDMDTLLTLLGVAGINFIMGVPGADDIMLNYQSTSFHDALYLRRVLGLRPAPEFEEWLLRQGIMDATGNRLSTNVQKELYAALLPA; this is encoded by the coding sequence ATGGCTTATCAATGCACCGTTGGTAATTTCACATATCGGTTTGGCGATCTGAAGGAACTGCTGGCTAAGGCAAGTCCGCTTCGATCGGGCGATGTGCTGGCGGGGCTGGCGGCCGAAAGTTATGAAGAACGGGTAGCGGCACAAATGGCGCTGGCCGATGTGCCGTTGGTAACGTTTCTGAATGAAGCTGTGATTCCGTATGAATCCGATGATGTAACGCGACTCATCATCGACACGCACAATAAAGCCGCATTTTCAGGGATTGGCCACTTTACTGTTGGCGACCTGCGCGACTGGCTCCTGAGCGACGAAGCCGATACCACTGCCCTCCAGCAACTGGCCTGGGGCCTGACCCCCGAGATGGTGGCCGCCGTTTCTAAACTGATGCGCAATCAGGATCTGATTCTGGTGGCAAAAAAATGTGAGGTTGTTACCCGGTTCCGAAACACAGTCGGTTTGCAGGGGCATCTGTCGGTTCGGTTGCAGCCCAATCACCCAATCGACGATACGCGAGGCATTGCCGCCAGTATTATCGATGGATTGCTCTATGGTAGTGGCGATGCAACCATTGGCATCAATCCAGCCACCGATAGCCCGGCTGCAACGTCCCGGCTGTTGTATATGATCGACGGAATTCGGGAGCGATTTGCCATTCCAACGCAGAGTTGTGTCTTAAGTCATGTGACAACTACGCTTCAGCTTATGGAGCAGGGAGTGCCCGTCGATCTGGTTTTTCAGTCGATTGCGGGTACCGAGAAAGCCAATGCCAGTTTCGGCATAACACTGCCAATTTTGCAGCAAGCCTACGAGGCCGGGCTGTCACTGAAGCGGGGGACAATTGGTAACAATGTCATGTATTTCGAAACCGGTCAGGGGAGCGCCTTGTCGTCGGGGGCGCACCATAACGTCGACCAGCAAACCTGCGAAGTTCGGGCCTATGCCGTAGCCCGGCAATACAGGCCGTTTCTGGTAAATTCGGTTGTTGGCTTTATTGGGCCTGAGTACCTCTTCGACGGAAAGCAGATTATTCGGGCGGGGCTCGAAGATCATTTCTGCGGAAAACTGCTCGGTTTGCCCATGGGGATGGACATCTGCTATACGAACCACGCGCAGGCCGATCAGGACGATATGGATACGTTATTAACGCTGCTGGGCGTAGCGGGCATTAACTTCATTATGGGCGTTCCGGGAGCCGACGATATTATGCTGAACTACCAGTCGACTTCGTTTCACGATGCGCTCTACCTGCGCCGGGTGCTTGGGCTTCGTCCCGCTCCTGAATTTGAGGAATGGTTGCTTCGGCAGGGGATCATGGATGCCACCGGAAATCGACTATCGACAAACGTACAAAAGGAGTTGTATGCGGCATTGCTACCGGCCTAA
- the eutC gene encoding ethanolamine ammonia-lyase subunit EutC, producing MDELKKTGIEPDDWASLKTYTSARIALGKTGVSIPLKESLRFKMAHAHAKDAVYSTLDTMGLQASLHRLDVPVCCVHSRAENRDVYLQRPDLGRLLSGQSTRQLQALALAPADISLIVADGLSASAVNSYAPPVLQFLVEAIHQAGYSLAPLVLVEQGRVAITDAIGGILRPRLAIMLIGERPGLSSFDSMGAYITYDPQPGLTDERRNCISNIRDEGLPPLMAVNKLMWLIESAFRLKLTGVALKDHDDCEPQRLAIE from the coding sequence ATGGACGAACTAAAAAAAACAGGCATTGAGCCCGATGACTGGGCTTCGCTAAAGACCTATACCAGTGCCCGGATCGCGTTGGGTAAGACCGGTGTGTCGATTCCTCTGAAGGAGTCGCTTCGGTTCAAAATGGCGCACGCTCATGCAAAAGATGCGGTGTATTCAACGCTCGATACAATGGGTTTGCAGGCGTCGTTGCACCGGCTGGATGTGCCCGTATGTTGTGTGCATAGCCGGGCCGAAAACCGTGATGTTTACCTGCAACGCCCCGACCTGGGCCGTTTGTTATCGGGCCAGTCGACTCGCCAGCTCCAGGCACTGGCACTGGCACCCGCCGATATTAGCCTGATTGTTGCCGATGGGCTTTCGGCTAGTGCGGTCAATAGCTATGCTCCGCCCGTGCTGCAATTTTTGGTTGAAGCCATTCATCAGGCTGGTTATTCGCTGGCTCCGCTGGTATTGGTCGAGCAGGGGCGCGTTGCCATCACCGATGCCATTGGTGGCATTTTGCGCCCCCGGCTGGCCATTATGCTGATTGGTGAACGACCGGGGCTTAGTTCGTTCGATAGCATGGGAGCCTACATTACCTATGATCCTCAGCCGGGCCTAACCGACGAACGTCGAAATTGCATCTCCAATATTCGTGATGAGGGCCTCCCCCCTCTGATGGCCGTCAATAAGCTTATGTGGTTGATTGAGTCGGCCTTTCGGCTGAAACTCACCGGCGTTGCGCTCAAAGATCATGACGATTGCGAACCACAGCGTTTAGCAATCGAGTGA
- the mtaB gene encoding tRNA (N(6)-L-threonylcarbamoyladenosine(37)-C(2))-methylthiotransferase MtaB translates to MKKVAFYTLGCKLNFSESSTLARLMEQQGYERVEFNQQPDIFIINTCSVTDNADKKCRKIVREAQKINPNGYVAILGCYAQLKPQEIANIPGVDAVLGAAEKFRLHELMPTFEKVPTGQPAQVFNSPIEEAIDYHASYSLNDRTRTFLKVQDGCDYPCAYCTIPLARGKSRSDTMANVVKAAREIAARGVKEIVLTGVNIGDFGLVDGERQETFFDLVRVLDEVEGIERFRISSIEPNLLTDEIIAFVAQSKRFVPHFHVPLQSGSNRVLGLMRRRYRRELYADRVQKIKELMPHACIGVDVIVGHPGETDEAFKETYLFLNELPVSYLHVFTYSERPNTTALAIKPIVPGHVRAERSKMLHILSDKKRRAFYESQVGRDATVLFEEDIADGMMQGFTENYVRVIAKYDPLRINEMIPVQLTAINADGLMEVDEAVGVYESH, encoded by the coding sequence GTGAAAAAAGTCGCTTTTTATACACTCGGTTGTAAACTGAATTTTTCGGAATCGTCGACGCTGGCTCGGTTGATGGAGCAGCAGGGTTACGAACGGGTAGAGTTCAATCAGCAGCCGGACATTTTCATCATCAACACCTGTTCCGTAACGGACAATGCCGACAAAAAATGCCGGAAAATTGTTCGCGAAGCCCAGAAGATCAATCCCAACGGGTATGTGGCTATTCTGGGATGTTATGCCCAGCTAAAGCCCCAGGAAATTGCCAACATTCCGGGCGTAGATGCCGTGCTGGGTGCTGCCGAAAAATTCCGTCTGCACGAACTGATGCCGACCTTCGAAAAAGTTCCGACGGGGCAGCCAGCGCAGGTCTTCAATTCGCCCATCGAAGAAGCCATCGACTATCACGCATCGTATTCGCTCAATGATCGGACGCGTACTTTCCTGAAAGTGCAGGATGGCTGCGATTATCCGTGTGCCTATTGCACTATTCCGCTGGCGCGGGGCAAAAGTCGCTCCGATACAATGGCCAATGTAGTGAAAGCTGCTCGTGAAATAGCGGCCAGGGGCGTTAAGGAAATTGTGCTGACGGGTGTAAATATTGGTGATTTTGGCTTGGTGGATGGAGAGCGTCAGGAAACGTTTTTTGATCTTGTACGGGTACTCGACGAAGTAGAAGGCATTGAGCGATTCCGGATTTCCAGCATTGAACCGAATCTGCTTACCGACGAAATTATCGCCTTTGTGGCTCAATCGAAGCGGTTTGTGCCGCATTTTCACGTTCCCTTGCAGTCGGGCAGTAATCGGGTGCTGGGGCTGATGCGTCGACGCTACCGGCGCGAACTCTATGCCGACCGGGTGCAGAAAATTAAGGAACTGATGCCCCATGCCTGCATTGGTGTTGATGTGATTGTGGGTCACCCCGGCGAAACCGACGAAGCTTTTAAGGAAACCTATCTGTTTTTGAACGAGTTGCCAGTGTCGTATCTGCACGTTTTTACGTACTCCGAGCGGCCAAATACAACAGCCTTAGCCATTAAGCCAATTGTTCCGGGCCATGTTCGGGCCGAGCGGTCGAAGATGCTGCACATTCTGTCGGATAAGAAACGCCGGGCATTCTACGAGTCGCAGGTTGGGCGAGATGCAACGGTATTGTTTGAAGAAGACATTGCCGATGGTATGATGCAGGGCTTTACCGAAAACTACGTTCGGGTAATAGCCAAATACGATCCACTTCGCATCAATGAAATGATTCCGGTACAGCTAACGGCCATAAATGCCGATGGGCTAATGGAAGTTGACGAAGCCGTGGGTGTTTATGAAAGTCACTGA
- a CDS encoding M48 family metallopeptidase produces the protein MKRIVLTGCIALAFSLATVAQNRVNPDLVQAGLEAIQAATLTDAQVVAYTREAVKQMDAQNPVAAANDPYTQRLNRIVSRHHTVSGLPINYKVYKVKDVNAFATADGSVRVFKGLMDIMTDQELLAVMGHEIGHVINHDSRDAMKSALQRSAIRDAVSSQSGTLGKLSRSQLGDVADYLVGASFSRKQESEADDYSYDFLKRNGYNVMALATAFEKLDKLSGGGQGGKVASILSTHPDSRTRAERIRVRARRDGLAR, from the coding sequence ATGAAACGTATCGTATTAACTGGATGCATTGCGCTGGCGTTTTCGTTAGCTACAGTAGCGCAGAACCGTGTTAATCCAGATCTTGTACAGGCAGGACTCGAGGCTATTCAGGCGGCTACGCTGACCGACGCTCAGGTGGTTGCCTACACGCGCGAGGCTGTCAAGCAGATGGATGCCCAAAACCCGGTTGCAGCCGCCAATGACCCATACACTCAACGCCTGAACCGTATTGTCAGTCGACATCATACCGTTAGTGGCCTGCCCATCAACTATAAAGTATATAAAGTGAAGGATGTTAATGCCTTTGCTACGGCCGATGGCAGCGTTCGGGTATTTAAGGGGTTAATGGACATCATGACCGACCAGGAATTACTGGCCGTTATGGGGCATGAAATTGGCCACGTCATCAACCACGACTCGCGTGATGCCATGAAAAGCGCCCTGCAACGGTCGGCCATTCGGGATGCGGTTTCCTCTCAGTCGGGAACCCTGGGCAAACTGTCGCGTTCGCAGTTGGGCGATGTTGCCGATTATCTGGTAGGGGCTTCCTTTAGCCGGAAACAGGAAAGTGAAGCCGACGATTATAGCTATGATTTCCTGAAACGCAACGGCTACAACGTGATGGCGCTGGCTACTGCGTTCGAAAAACTGGATAAATTAAGTGGTGGTGGCCAGGGTGGGAAAGTAGCAAGTATTCTGTCGACTCACCCCGATAGCCGTACGCGGGCCGAGCGGATACGGGTCCGCGCCCGTCGCGATGGCCTGGCCCGGTAA
- a CDS encoding T9SS type A sorting domain-containing protein codes for MKQFRLAIAVLVSVCGLAGMGDAKADNGSIVSGVNVEKSEQKKVRLYTQTAQPVDVAIIDAEGHLLYRGVASKNQKGTTSFNLNNLPDGQYFLTASNDTYWMSQVFTINGNSLTLDKNGLKQVLQPTVMAYDKNKFEVSLPANNVEEANVAIYDAQNVLVQTDTFSGAARRFDLSALPDGAYTFIVGPSQKQFTTRVDIKH; via the coding sequence ATGAAACAGTTCCGTTTAGCAATTGCCGTACTAGTATCTGTATGCGGTCTGGCGGGCATGGGAGATGCCAAAGCCGACAATGGTTCAATCGTAAGCGGGGTGAATGTTGAGAAGTCCGAGCAAAAGAAAGTACGTTTATATACACAAACCGCGCAGCCGGTCGATGTCGCTATCATTGATGCCGAAGGGCACCTGCTGTACCGGGGCGTAGCTTCTAAAAACCAGAAAGGCACTACCTCGTTCAACCTGAACAACCTACCCGACGGTCAGTATTTCCTGACGGCCAGCAACGATACCTACTGGATGTCGCAGGTGTTCACGATCAATGGTAATTCACTGACGCTCGATAAAAACGGTCTGAAACAAGTGCTGCAACCAACAGTAATGGCTTACGACAAAAATAAATTCGAAGTAAGCCTGCCCGCTAACAATGTCGAAGAAGCAAATGTTGCTATCTACGATGCGCAGAACGTATTGGTACAAACCGATACCTTCTCGGGTGCGGCTCGCCGGTTCGATCTATCGGCTCTGCCCGATGGTGCTTACACCTTCATCGTTGGCCCTAGCCAAAAACAATTCACGACCCGCGTCGACATCAAACACTAA
- a CDS encoding LuxR C-terminal-related transcriptional regulator, with protein MEAVVPLSHQKILPPEVRELTYREWEVLLLIACDMDNAEIADQLNLTEKSVQNYRYRIACKLDLQGRHKLAKYARKHAEYLQRYYELLVGKLSSNLSYFSPPPNIGYLVA; from the coding sequence ATGGAGGCAGTAGTCCCTTTATCTCATCAAAAAATATTACCACCCGAAGTTCGTGAGTTAACTTACCGTGAATGGGAGGTTCTGCTCCTTATAGCCTGTGATATGGACAATGCGGAAATAGCTGACCAGCTCAATTTAACAGAAAAAAGTGTTCAGAATTACCGGTATCGAATTGCCTGTAAACTGGATTTACAAGGCCGACACAAACTGGCGAAATACGCTCGTAAACATGCTGAGTATTTACAGCGATATTATGAGCTACTTGTAGGCAAACTCTCATCCAACTTATCCTATTTCTCCCCCCCCCCTAATATAGGATATTTGGTTGCATGA
- a CDS encoding GLPGLI family protein produces MNKFCLIGLYILISLPALAQSEQSQAVFSYQKNVSLMGTVIDAGIEDLFYNGTASVYIQYAKKAQSASEPQTIVKGDTRITLDRHDPTDDGKDFIIYQNYKTKVLVNRTAFSNGKRCVVQDSIPVFDWKLEPEKKRIGAYDCQKATTTFRCAKYTVWFTTEIPVSIGPAKLGGLPGLIVEATNERAEATYKLIVANYPVSTKTYKIAPPDMGDPVYTYEAYRKIEIVEQDKMLKFLSSSADAIPGTKPIINFPECLDGK; encoded by the coding sequence ATGAATAAGTTCTGTTTAATCGGTTTATATATACTCATTTCGTTACCTGCACTAGCCCAGTCTGAGCAATCTCAGGCCGTGTTTAGTTACCAAAAAAATGTGTCTTTGATGGGTACAGTAATAGATGCAGGGATTGAAGACTTATTTTATAATGGTACAGCGAGTGTATACATACAATATGCTAAAAAGGCTCAATCGGCCTCAGAGCCGCAAACAATTGTAAAAGGAGACACCCGAATTACGCTAGATCGTCATGATCCGACTGACGATGGAAAGGATTTTATTATTTATCAGAACTATAAAACAAAAGTACTTGTCAATCGAACCGCTTTTTCGAATGGCAAACGATGTGTTGTTCAGGATAGTATACCAGTTTTTGACTGGAAACTGGAGCCAGAAAAAAAACGAATTGGTGCCTACGATTGCCAAAAAGCCACTACCACTTTCCGATGTGCCAAATATACAGTTTGGTTTACAACCGAAATTCCCGTAAGTATCGGGCCTGCTAAATTAGGTGGCTTACCAGGTTTGATAGTGGAAGCTACTAATGAACGGGCCGAAGCAACGTACAAGCTAATAGTGGCTAATTATCCAGTATCTACCAAAACATACAAAATAGCACCACCAGACATGGGCGATCCCGTCTATACGTACGAGGCTTACCGGAAAATTGAGATTGTTGAGCAAGACAAAATGCTAAAATTCCTGAGTAGTTCGGCAGATGCGATACCCGGCACAAAACCCATTATAAATTTCCCTGAATGTCTTGATGGTAAATAG
- a CDS encoding glycoside hydrolase family 9 protein: MFLRILLIVLLTVGSAAFMVRADESAVIRINLLGYQPASPKTAVWGSLTEGKAQRFQLVNADNDQVVLQREVGQGFGAYGPFKQTYRLTFSGYRQPGRYYLRTDDGTRSPIFRIDEHVYDGAADFCLRYMRQQRSGFNPFLKDSCHTHDGYTMYGPMPDSTHIDVSGGWHDASDYLQYVTTSANATYHLLAALRDFPDAFGDQYQTNGLAGANGQPDVLDEAHWGLDWLLKMHPTDNWLFNQLADDRDHAGLRLPGEDNFYGKGYERPVYFATGEPQGLFKYKNRATGVASTAGKVSSALSLGYQLMRSRPADYIDRHYVDLLRQRSRSAYQLGLDKPGNCQTAPGRAPYFYEEDNYTDDMELASVEQINMMGTRSQQAILWRNTALKYARQEPVTPWIENDTARHYQWYPFVNIGHAALAKQLPVSQRKQVTDFYKKGIETVWQRARQNAFYRGVPFIWCSNNLTTSFATQCLWYRQLTGDQQYAALEQANFDWLFGCNPWGTSFVYGLPANADTPTDPHSAFTHLKQYPIDGGLVDGPVRGSIYKNLIGITLHEPDEYAAFQSDVAVYHDDFGDYSTNEPTMDGTASLVYLLAAKQSEKRPKTSVTNPAGSSLLPSDTKSTYVKGAKIRGDTSVRQLAIVFTGDEFADGGKTIAKILHQHKLKASFFLTGRFLRNPAFSPIVQQLRRDGHYVGPHSDQHLLYCDWKNRDSLLVTKAQFTADLKANYRALGRFGIQRSKALFFLPPYEWYNDSIAIWTKKAGLRLINYTPGTLSHADYTTPDAPNYRSSADILQSIRAYEQRNPSGLNGFILLMHIGTDPARTDKLYDHLDELLTELEQKTYRIIPLKNL; encoded by the coding sequence ATGTTTTTGAGAATACTTCTGATAGTCCTGCTAACGGTAGGATCTGCTGCATTTATGGTTCGCGCCGATGAGTCGGCAGTCATTCGCATCAACCTGTTAGGGTACCAGCCAGCGAGCCCCAAAACCGCCGTGTGGGGCAGCCTGACCGAAGGTAAAGCCCAGCGATTCCAGCTTGTCAATGCCGATAATGATCAGGTTGTTTTGCAACGCGAAGTTGGGCAGGGGTTTGGCGCTTATGGTCCCTTTAAACAGACGTACCGCCTTACTTTTAGCGGCTATCGGCAACCCGGTCGATATTACCTCCGAACCGACGACGGCACGCGCTCTCCAATTTTCAGGATCGATGAGCATGTATATGATGGTGCTGCCGATTTTTGCCTGCGCTATATGCGCCAGCAACGCAGCGGCTTCAATCCATTCCTGAAGGATTCCTGCCACACCCACGACGGCTATACCATGTATGGCCCCATGCCCGATAGCACACACATCGACGTATCGGGCGGATGGCACGACGCATCGGATTACCTTCAATATGTGACGACCTCGGCCAATGCAACCTATCACCTGCTGGCCGCTCTCCGCGATTTTCCCGACGCCTTTGGCGATCAGTATCAGACCAATGGCCTTGCGGGTGCCAATGGTCAACCCGATGTGCTCGACGAAGCCCACTGGGGTCTCGACTGGTTGCTGAAAATGCATCCAACCGACAACTGGCTTTTCAATCAGCTCGCCGACGACCGTGACCACGCCGGTTTGCGCTTACCCGGTGAAGATAACTTTTATGGCAAAGGTTACGAACGCCCGGTTTATTTCGCGACTGGTGAACCGCAGGGCCTGTTCAAATACAAAAATCGTGCAACGGGTGTAGCCTCAACCGCCGGAAAGGTCAGCAGTGCACTGTCGTTAGGCTATCAATTAATGCGGAGTCGCCCGGCAGACTATATTGATCGGCACTATGTTGACTTACTGCGCCAACGCTCCCGATCGGCTTATCAGTTGGGACTGGACAAACCCGGCAACTGCCAGACGGCACCGGGCCGGGCACCTTATTTTTATGAAGAAGACAACTACACCGACGACATGGAACTGGCATCGGTTGAGCAGATCAATATGATGGGCACACGAAGCCAGCAGGCCATTCTCTGGCGTAATACAGCGCTGAAATACGCCCGTCAGGAGCCCGTTACGCCCTGGATCGAAAACGATACGGCCCGTCATTATCAATGGTATCCGTTTGTGAATATCGGTCATGCTGCTCTTGCCAAACAACTGCCTGTCAGTCAGCGAAAACAGGTTACCGATTTTTATAAAAAAGGAATTGAAACGGTCTGGCAACGGGCCCGGCAAAATGCCTTTTACCGGGGCGTTCCGTTCATCTGGTGCAGCAACAACCTCACAACCTCCTTTGCGACCCAATGTCTTTGGTATCGCCAGCTCACTGGCGATCAGCAATATGCAGCCCTCGAACAGGCCAATTTCGACTGGTTGTTTGGCTGCAATCCGTGGGGAACCAGTTTTGTGTATGGGCTTCCGGCCAATGCCGATACGCCCACCGATCCGCATTCGGCCTTTACGCATCTGAAACAATACCCGATTGATGGGGGTCTGGTAGATGGCCCCGTCAGAGGGAGCATCTATAAAAACCTGATTGGGATTACGCTTCATGAGCCCGACGAATATGCCGCATTTCAGAGCGATGTAGCCGTTTATCACGACGATTTTGGCGATTATAGCACCAACGAACCCACAATGGATGGTACGGCGTCGCTGGTCTATCTGCTGGCCGCGAAACAAAGCGAAAAACGTCCGAAAACGTCTGTCACAAATCCAGCCGGTTCGTCATTACTACCGAGCGATACGAAATCGACCTATGTGAAAGGAGCAAAAATTCGGGGCGACACCAGCGTTCGCCAACTAGCGATCGTATTTACGGGCGATGAGTTTGCCGACGGCGGGAAAACAATTGCCAAAATTCTGCATCAGCATAAACTGAAAGCATCGTTTTTTCTGACAGGCCGCTTTCTGCGGAATCCTGCTTTCAGCCCAATCGTTCAGCAATTGCGTCGGGATGGGCATTACGTTGGCCCGCATTCTGACCAGCATTTGCTCTATTGCGACTGGAAAAACCGGGACAGTCTGCTGGTAACGAAAGCCCAGTTTACGGCCGATCTGAAAGCCAATTACCGGGCACTCGGGCGTTTTGGCATTCAACGCAGCAAGGCTTTGTTCTTTCTTCCGCCTTACGAATGGTACAACGACAGCATTGCGATCTGGACAAAAAAGGCCGGTCTGCGGCTCATCAATTACACGCCCGGCACCCTCAGCCATGCCGACTACACCACGCCCGATGCCCCTAACTACCGCAGCAGTGCCGACATACTACAGTCGATTCGGGCGTATGAACAACGCAATCCGTCAGGATTGAATGGGTTTATTCTACTCATGCACATTGGCACCGACCCCGCCCGCACCGACAAACTATACGATCATCTGGATGAACTGCTCACGGAACTGGAGCAGAAAACGTATCGAATCATACCGTTAAAGAACTTATAG
- a CDS encoding sterol desaturase family protein: MEHSLEIIGRIFGVSTLRYFILAGIPFLLFYRLFTSYFAKSKIQRRQAVRQDFVREILHSLQTTAVFALIGFLVLYTPFRHYTQVYQHVSDYPGWWIAVSLVLSLVLHDTYFYWMHRLLHHKWLFPYTHLLHHKSTNPSPWASYSFSFLEAVAEGAVLVVVVCLLPMHLLTVVLFIFVGFVINVYGHLGYEVAPRWFRHSFLFEFINTSVHHNLHHSKFRGNYGLYFRIWDRLMHTEHPNYVNEYDRIQANRFTAVKPESEPVATAVYP; encoded by the coding sequence ATGGAACATTCACTGGAAATTATCGGTCGGATTTTTGGTGTATCCACACTTCGGTATTTCATACTGGCAGGCATCCCATTTCTGCTCTTCTACAGACTTTTTACGTCTTATTTTGCAAAATCGAAAATTCAGCGTCGACAGGCGGTCCGGCAGGATTTTGTGCGCGAAATTCTGCATTCGCTTCAAACCACAGCCGTATTTGCCCTGATCGGATTTCTGGTGCTCTACACACCTTTCCGGCACTACACGCAGGTATATCAACACGTAAGCGATTACCCTGGCTGGTGGATTGCAGTCAGTCTGGTGCTGAGTCTGGTGCTCCACGACACCTATTTTTACTGGATGCATCGGCTATTACATCACAAATGGCTGTTTCCGTATACGCATCTGCTCCACCATAAATCGACCAATCCATCGCCCTGGGCTTCCTACTCCTTCAGCTTTCTGGAAGCCGTGGCCGAAGGTGCGGTACTGGTTGTTGTTGTCTGTCTGCTTCCCATGCATCTGCTGACAGTTGTTCTGTTCATCTTTGTTGGATTCGTCATTAATGTGTATGGACATCTGGGCTATGAGGTTGCTCCCCGCTGGTTTCGGCATTCATTTCTGTTCGAGTTTATCAATACGTCAGTACATCACAATCTGCATCATAGCAAATTCAGGGGCAACTATGGGCTTTATTTCAGAATCTGGGACCGCCTGATGCACACCGAACACCCCAATTACGTCAACGAGTACGATCGCATTCAGGCTAACCGCTTCACCGCTGTAAAACCCGAATCTGAGCCAGTAGCGACAGCCGTTTATCCATAA